GGGGAGGAAATTTGCCCCAGTTTGTCCCAATTGATCGCATTGAAGTTGAATACTGTTCGTGCACCCAGGTTCAGCCTGCTGGATTTTCCCCAGCGGAACATGCGCGTATACCCGAGGTAAATAATATTCCGGCTGTAAAAAGAGTACCCGTCGTAGATGTATGAGGCATTGACCGAATTCTTGGCGTTCAGGTTGTAAATGTGATTGAAGTAGAGGTTTACCGGTTTTACCCACACTTCGTCATTTTCAGCAGGAACGTATTTGTACTTCGCATAGGCTCCGAATGATGCACGGGAAGAAGTGTCTTCTATTCCGGCTGCAGTATTGTAATAATGCATGTTCCGGAAATAAATATTCGGACGCAGGGTGTTTTGAGCGAATAATCCGGCTGATGCGGAAAAGAGAATAAGTATAAACAGGCTGAATGTTCTCATGGGTTTATTTTAACGCATTAAAATCGTTGAGCGTATTTTGGGTGTAAAGCCCCACGTCGGAAAGGTGCGTGCCTCCTAAATAGGTGTACAGCGTGACATCTCCGCCGGCGTTGCCAAGTCCTTCCATAGCATCTGTAGCATTGTAATAATAAACG
The window above is part of the Fluviicola sp. genome. Proteins encoded here:
- a CDS encoding type IX secretion system membrane protein PorP/SprF, with translation MRTFSLFILILFSASAGLFAQNTLRPNIYFRNMHYYNTAAGIEDTSSRASFGAYAKYKYVPAENDEVWVKPVNLYFNHIYNLNAKNSVNASYIYDGYSFYSRNIIYLGYTRMFRWGKSSRLNLGARTVFNFNAINWDKLGQISSPPSARLKLNADLDLGIQYQVKGLTLGFATKNLFASSVKVNGLDLIKDQREIYGNLSYNFGLFKRKVELAPFFLFYKERNWNVDAGLNLGLFQKVSVSYAMRILELRNIFALRGNIGKHFQAGASFDYSLIFSDYNMDLLVSYRF